Proteins encoded by one window of Vampirovibrionales bacterium:
- a CDS encoding helix-turn-helix transcriptional regulator: MLRRLRVAEAARQYKGWTMRQLAEHLFVAHQTVMYWNQGRVFPRLTKAVEICETLGCSLDDLTESRPSEGLEDDDFFNDD, encoded by the coding sequence GTGTTGCGACGACTCCGGGTGGCCGAGGCCGCCCGTCAATACAAAGGCTGGACCATGCGACAACTGGCGGAACATCTATTTGTGGCGCATCAAACGGTTATGTACTGGAATCAGGGGCGCGTGTTTCCGCGGCTGACCAAAGCGGTCGAAATCTGTGAGACGCTGGGCTGCTCGCTGGATGACCTCACAGAATCCAGGCCGAGCGAGGGGCTTGAGGATGACGATTTTTTTAATGACGATTAG
- a CDS encoding tetratricopeptide repeat protein, protein MLNSPYTFPLPAPPSAPFASGNAYGWAPMTPRSAAPSWEGWSYGGGILPATQSLDAFSPGSAANRQRAVIVKEQGNAYRRAGQPRDAIRAYLQAIETDPAYTDAYFNLGQTYLSVGERAQAIDAFQRLLGVDPRDYDARVVMANQLMATGRQEDAQAQYEKTLAMAPTFDPAARQLAYLKLLKGASSQLDPPTAINDALRRMGFERLAKARALLTDYYVRNNQTAQLEALDRARFEFASTQQIHNVNNVAEYDHFAGRVIRFSPEMAFAQPNVLAAYLAHELTHAADDDALSSVCEEQDGYRELAGVWRDYKGATVDPNLDLALKYLNESPETLNQKVSALYLLRDPSLKATSPGHGQAVSKPASPAPVSIPSSAGRRAVLA, encoded by the coding sequence ATGCTCAATTCGCCTTATACTTTTCCACTGCCCGCCCCGCCGTCTGCGCCGTTTGCTTCTGGCAACGCCTACGGCTGGGCGCCCATGACGCCGCGCAGCGCGGCGCCGTCATGGGAAGGATGGTCGTATGGCGGCGGCATTTTGCCCGCGACTCAGAGCCTGGACGCTTTTTCTCCGGGAAGCGCCGCCAATCGTCAGCGCGCGGTTATTGTCAAAGAGCAGGGCAACGCCTATCGACGTGCGGGACAGCCTCGCGATGCGATTCGCGCTTACCTTCAGGCCATTGAGACGGATCCCGCTTATACCGACGCGTATTTCAACCTGGGTCAGACGTATCTTTCCGTGGGCGAACGCGCGCAGGCGATTGACGCTTTCCAGCGGCTGCTGGGCGTCGATCCGCGCGATTACGACGCCCGCGTCGTGATGGCCAATCAGTTGATGGCGACCGGTCGCCAGGAAGACGCGCAAGCCCAATACGAAAAGACCTTGGCGATGGCCCCGACCTTTGATCCGGCGGCGAGGCAACTGGCTTATCTCAAGCTGTTAAAAGGGGCTTCCTCTCAGCTCGACCCGCCCACGGCCATTAATGACGCTTTGCGCCGCATGGGCTTTGAGAGACTCGCCAAGGCGCGCGCGTTACTGACAGACTATTACGTTCGCAATAATCAGACGGCGCAACTGGAGGCGCTGGATCGGGCGCGGTTCGAGTTTGCCAGCACCCAGCAGATCCACAACGTGAATAACGTCGCCGAATACGACCATTTCGCCGGCCGCGTCATTCGTTTTTCGCCGGAAATGGCGTTTGCTCAACCCAACGTGCTGGCGGCATATCTGGCGCATGAACTTACCCATGCCGCCGATGACGACGCCCTGAGCTCGGTTTGCGAAGAGCAGGACGGGTACCGCGAACTGGCGGGCGTGTGGCGCGATTATAAGGGCGCGACCGTCGATCCGAATCTGGATCTGGCTTTGAAATACCTCAACGAGAGCCCGGAAACGCTCAATCAGAAGGTAAGCGCTTTGTATCTGTTACGCGACCCGTCCCTGAAAGCGACCTCTCCCGGCCACGGACAAGCGGTGTCAAAACCAGCTTCACCGGCTCCTGTGTCGATTCCCTCGTCGGCAGGCAGACGCGCCGTCTTGGCTTAA
- a CDS encoding anaerobic ribonucleoside-triphosphate reductase activating protein: protein MSDFSHHPPPPDGGGADIIIGGLIRASLVDFPGRVSAVVFTQGCNFRCPFCHNPALALSRQSIDPALTLQSVLAFLEKRRGKLDGVVICGGEPTLQPGLGRFMETVRAMGYALKLDTNGARPDVLADLLGRGLLDFVAMDVKAPLENYAAAAGLAHVDTEAIARSIELIRASGVAHEFRTTVVQPLHTPEDLYAMGRLTQGAQRYVLQRFKPGDLVDPDFARIAQGFPEQALADAAEAITAAGTPCMIR from the coding sequence GTGAGCGACTTCTCTCATCACCCCCCTCCCCCCGACGGGGGAGGGGCGGATATAATAATCGGGGGGCTCATTCGCGCCTCCCTCGTTGATTTTCCGGGTCGCGTCAGCGCCGTAGTGTTCACGCAGGGATGCAATTTTCGCTGTCCGTTCTGTCACAATCCGGCCTTGGCGCTGAGTCGTCAGAGCATAGACCCCGCCTTAACGTTGCAAAGCGTGTTGGCATTTTTGGAAAAGCGTCGCGGCAAGCTCGACGGCGTGGTGATTTGCGGCGGGGAACCCACCCTCCAACCGGGTCTGGGGCGTTTTATGGAAACCGTGCGCGCGATGGGCTATGCCCTCAAACTGGATACCAATGGCGCGCGTCCCGATGTTTTGGCCGATCTGCTGGGACGGGGACTGCTGGATTTTGTGGCGATGGACGTTAAAGCGCCCTTAGAAAATTACGCCGCAGCCGCAGGTCTGGCTCACGTGGACACGGAGGCGATCGCGCGCAGCATCGAGCTGATTCGCGCCAGTGGCGTGGCGCATGAGTTTCGCACCACGGTCGTTCAACCCTTGCATACGCCTGAAGATTTATACGCCATGGGACGCCTGACCCAGGGCGCCCAACGCTATGTCTTGCAACGCTTTAAGCCGGGCGACCTGGTGGATCCCGATTTTGCCCGCATCGCGCAGGGATTCCCCGAGCAAGCGCTCGCCGACGCCGCTGAAGCCATTACCGCAGCCGGAACGCCCTGCATGATACGTTAG
- a CDS encoding STAS domain-containing protein — translation MKTSKNKDTLRLTPEQDWHVSTVDAEQKAIEKALQSKTSGEVLLDLTQIDQMDSMGLKLLVGLYKTCVKKGLKLRVEASSSKILRLTRLCGLNQYIEIQEVVAHG, via the coding sequence GTGAAAACAAGTAAAAACAAGGATACCTTACGTCTGACGCCGGAACAGGATTGGCACGTTTCCACTGTAGACGCCGAGCAGAAAGCAATTGAAAAAGCCTTGCAGAGCAAGACCTCTGGAGAAGTTTTACTGGATCTGACGCAAATCGACCAGATGGACTCGATGGGCCTCAAGTTATTGGTTGGCCTGTATAAAACCTGCGTCAAAAAAGGCTTGAAACTGCGCGTAGAAGCGTCTTCTTCCAAAATTTTGCGCTTGACGCGCCTGTGCGGACTCAATCAATACATCGAGATTCAGGAGGTCGTCGCTCATGGTTAA
- a CDS encoding cysteine--tRNA ligase, whose translation MAVATPRFTNTLSGQKDPLQPLEPGKVRLYVCGPTVYDDAHLGHARCYVTWDVLLRALRFLGYDVRYARNVTDVDDKILARARQNGEPFEALAERYIARFHEDMAALNVLPPTEEPRATAFIEEMIAGVEALLAAGYAYCAPDGTVYFRTAAKADYGKLCKQPLDDLRQGARVELNPHKESPLDFALWKGIAADDPDGWPSPWGRGRPGWHLECSAMNHRLFGAQIDIHAGGADLTFPHHENEIAQSEAWTGCAPFAGLWLHNGFVNVSGEKMSKSLGNFATVRTLLTQYDTNTIRYFLLTNHYRMPVDFTDTALNGARNRMIKIHRALRSACQTLGLCSQTLAEQPIGERFERERSSLLDAFGAALCDDLNTPQALATLDEAITALNRANQPDAAQPEGLQFDLPTIRARFLEALTIWTHLGFDAQQALTSEAGSETSEGGFSAETRDALRLIARELGGDWLAPDPSASQALAQIIAYRQEARATKNWAQSDAIRQHLQDVGIRLMDRKDGGIDWEWLSPKPESV comes from the coding sequence ATGGCGGTAGCGACGCCCCGCTTTACCAATACGCTCAGCGGCCAGAAAGACCCGCTACAACCGCTGGAGCCCGGCAAGGTACGCCTCTACGTTTGCGGGCCGACGGTTTATGATGATGCGCATCTGGGGCATGCGCGCTGCTACGTCACATGGGACGTCTTGCTCAGGGCGTTACGGTTTTTGGGATATGACGTTCGCTACGCGCGCAACGTCACCGATGTGGACGACAAGATTCTCGCCCGCGCGCGCCAGAATGGAGAACCGTTTGAGGCGCTCGCCGAGCGTTATATTGCGCGATTTCATGAGGACATGGCCGCCCTCAACGTCTTGCCGCCAACAGAAGAGCCGCGCGCAACCGCCTTTATCGAAGAGATGATCGCGGGGGTTGAGGCCTTACTGGCCGCCGGATATGCGTATTGCGCCCCAGACGGAACCGTGTATTTTCGGACAGCGGCCAAAGCGGATTACGGCAAGCTGTGCAAGCAGCCGCTGGACGATTTACGTCAGGGCGCGCGAGTGGAACTTAATCCCCATAAAGAATCGCCGCTGGATTTTGCGCTCTGGAAAGGCATTGCGGCCGATGACCCCGACGGCTGGCCCTCTCCATGGGGACGCGGACGCCCCGGATGGCACCTGGAATGCTCGGCCATGAATCATCGATTATTTGGCGCTCAAATTGATATTCACGCGGGCGGCGCCGATCTGACTTTCCCCCATCACGAAAATGAAATCGCCCAATCGGAAGCCTGGACGGGTTGCGCCCCTTTTGCGGGGCTGTGGCTCCACAACGGCTTTGTCAACGTCAGCGGCGAGAAGATGTCAAAAAGCCTGGGCAATTTTGCGACCGTACGTACGTTGCTCACCCAGTATGACACCAATACTATCCGCTACTTTTTGCTGACGAACCATTACCGCATGCCGGTGGATTTCACGGATACGGCGCTGAACGGGGCGCGCAACCGGATGATTAAGATACATCGCGCCTTGCGCTCTGCCTGCCAGACGCTGGGCCTGTGTTCGCAAACGCTTGCCGAACAACCTATTGGCGAGCGCTTTGAACGTGAGCGTTCCTCGCTACTAGACGCCTTCGGCGCGGCCTTATGCGACGATCTCAATACGCCGCAAGCGCTTGCGACGCTGGATGAGGCTATTACTGCGCTAAACCGGGCCAATCAGCCAGACGCCGCCCAACCTGAGGGACTTCAATTCGATTTGCCGACGATTCGCGCTCGATTTCTGGAGGCGCTGACCATCTGGACGCATTTGGGCTTTGACGCGCAACAGGCATTGACGTCAGAAGCGGGGTCTGAGACGTCAGAGGGTGGTTTTTCCGCCGAGACGCGCGATGCATTGCGGCTGATAGCTCGCGAATTGGGCGGTGACTGGCTTGCGCCCGACCCCTCGGCTTCGCAAGCGCTGGCCCAGATCATCGCGTATCGACAAGAGGCGCGCGCTACCAAAAACTGGGCGCAGTCCGACGCCATTCGCCAACACCTGCAAGACGTCGGTATCCGTCTGATGGACCGCAAAGACGGCGGCATCGATTGGGAGTGGCTCAGCCCCAAACCTGAGTCCGTCTAG
- a CDS encoding ribonucleoside triphosphate reductase, with amino-acid sequence MVVVTLLTRVKKRNGDVVAFDPRKITAALTKAGQASGEMDAAAAEKLAIRAMSILQTMFERELPSVEDIQDVVEEVLLGSPYKKTAKAYILYREQHTRMRELISSANVDLMDNYLACLDWQVNENSNMAYSLQGLNNYIASEVSKTYWLSKIYPAEVRQAHEGGDLHLHDLNQLSVYCVGWDLKDLLTQGFTGVSGKMESRPARHFRTALGQIVNFFYTLQGEAAGAQAFANFDTFLAPYIRYDGLSYDEVKQALQEFVFNVNVPTRVGFQTPFTNITMDVKCPSMYANEPVIRGGAPQEETYGEFQVEMDMLNQAFMEVMMEGDAKGRVFTFPIPTYNIGRDFDWGNPQLERLWEVTARYGIAYFANFVNSEMSPEDARSMCCRLRLDTRTLDRRGGGLFGANPLTGSIGVVTINLPRIGYVSKSRQEFFQRLDGLMEIAKNSLEIKRKMLETLTDKNLYPYTKFYLRAISQRFGKYWNNHFSTIGLVGMNEACLNLLGVGIDDESGKRFAEDVLDYMRERMQAFQEETGNLYNLEATPAEGTSYRLARLDRKKFPKIRFANTAAVARGAEPFYTNSSHVPVNYTEDIFELLDHQDDLQAKYTGGTVVHVFVGEEIRETGSVKAFVKKVCENYRLPYFTISPTFSVCPSHGYRAGQHALCPQCGATSEVYSRVVGYLRPVEQWNVGKQAEFEMRKTFMVDGASFTPGTLSDFEIPSELDWERRAVVA; translated from the coding sequence ATGGTCGTTGTCACTTTATTAACGCGCGTCAAGAAACGCAATGGCGATGTTGTCGCCTTTGATCCCAGGAAAATCACCGCCGCTTTGACCAAGGCGGGTCAGGCGAGCGGCGAAATGGATGCGGCCGCGGCAGAAAAGCTTGCGATTCGCGCGATGTCGATTCTTCAGACCATGTTTGAGCGCGAATTGCCCAGCGTCGAAGATATTCAGGATGTTGTAGAAGAAGTCTTGCTGGGCTCCCCGTATAAAAAAACCGCCAAAGCCTACATTCTGTATCGTGAGCAGCATACGCGGATGCGTGAGCTGATTTCGTCGGCCAACGTCGATTTAATGGATAATTATCTCGCCTGTCTGGATTGGCAGGTCAACGAAAACAGCAACATGGCCTACTCGCTTCAGGGGCTCAACAACTATATTGCCTCTGAGGTGAGTAAAACTTACTGGCTGAGTAAAATCTACCCGGCAGAGGTGCGGCAGGCCCATGAGGGCGGCGATCTCCACCTGCACGATTTAAACCAGCTCTCGGTGTATTGCGTTGGTTGGGATTTGAAAGACTTGCTGACGCAAGGCTTCACCGGGGTTTCTGGCAAAATGGAAAGCCGGCCGGCGCGCCATTTCAGAACGGCTTTAGGGCAAATCGTCAACTTCTTTTACACCTTACAGGGCGAGGCTGCCGGCGCGCAGGCTTTTGCTAACTTTGATACGTTTCTGGCCCCCTATATCCGCTATGACGGGCTCAGCTATGACGAGGTCAAGCAGGCCTTGCAGGAGTTCGTCTTTAACGTCAACGTGCCGACGCGCGTGGGCTTTCAGACGCCTTTTACCAATATCACGATGGACGTCAAATGCCCTTCCATGTACGCCAACGAGCCCGTGATTCGCGGGGGCGCGCCGCAGGAAGAGACATACGGCGAGTTTCAGGTTGAGATGGACATGCTCAATCAGGCGTTCATGGAAGTCATGATGGAAGGCGACGCCAAGGGCCGCGTCTTCACATTCCCGATTCCGACCTATAATATCGGTCGCGACTTCGATTGGGGCAATCCGCAACTGGAGCGCTTATGGGAGGTGACGGCCCGCTACGGGATTGCGTACTTCGCCAACTTCGTCAATTCCGAAATGTCGCCGGAAGACGCGCGATCCATGTGCTGTCGGCTGCGGCTCGATACCCGAACGCTGGATCGCCGCGGCGGCGGGCTTTTTGGAGCCAATCCGCTGACCGGCTCCATCGGGGTGGTAACGATTAATCTGCCGCGCATCGGCTACGTCAGTAAATCGCGTCAGGAGTTTTTCCAGCGGCTGGACGGATTGATGGAAATCGCCAAAAACAGCCTTGAAATTAAACGTAAAATGCTGGAGACCCTCACGGATAAAAATCTTTACCCATATACCAAGTTCTATCTGCGCGCTATTTCTCAACGCTTTGGTAAGTATTGGAACAATCACTTCTCCACGATCGGTCTGGTTGGCATGAACGAAGCGTGCCTGAACCTGCTGGGCGTGGGCATTGACGATGAATCCGGCAAGCGCTTTGCCGAAGACGTGCTGGATTATATGCGTGAGCGCATGCAGGCCTTCCAGGAAGAAACAGGTAATCTCTACAATCTGGAAGCGACGCCGGCGGAAGGCACGTCGTACCGCTTGGCGCGACTGGATCGCAAAAAATTCCCCAAGATTCGCTTTGCCAATACGGCGGCTGTGGCGCGCGGGGCGGAGCCCTTCTACACCAATTCGTCTCATGTGCCGGTGAATTACACCGAGGACATCTTCGAATTGCTGGACCATCAGGATGATTTGCAGGCCAAATATACTGGCGGCACTGTCGTCCATGTATTTGTCGGCGAAGAAATCCGTGAGACAGGCTCAGTTAAGGCCTTTGTCAAAAAGGTCTGCGAAAATTACCGCCTGCCTTACTTTACGATTTCGCCGACCTTCAGCGTTTGCCCTTCGCATGGATACCGTGCCGGGCAACATGCGCTGTGTCCGCAATGCGGGGCGACCTCAGAGGTCTACTCACGGGTCGTTGGCTATCTGCGGCCTGTCGAGCAATGGAATGTCGGCAAGCAAGCCGAATTCGAAATGCGAAAAACGTTTATGGTCGATGGGGCATCTTTTACGCCCGGCACGCTGTCAGACTTCGAAATCCCAAGCGAGCTGGACTGGGAACGCCGCGCCGTTGTGGCCTGA
- a CDS encoding TolC family protein, which produces MNHLFHRLKRPVRVSLVLFTLIAAVMTASAEPAAWQAMPVNARVQTDASTTPAQSAASDDALSSPAISPVTLSAALLKTETIAVSLESTLKAVEGQNLAIQIQREGQRIDQARFYQSLTQFLPDIDGFYNYRRFKGVIQLFGNQTLNISQTTLEPGLSASVRVWPGGKTLFDAMAARRRVNASGSLVKETHQQQLARAASDYYTLLEAQLKRDFAQKSLEESKEQTAISQARFEAGLGTRLEVMQAQTAQSQRLRQLIEANNAIALAEQALLNRLNMDMDAHLVPTMTDAIAHRLVPESISPERLIENALKSHPALARLRQQRLAVKWQGRSVLSEAIPSVDLYANLSYRGPSADVLGLTRFAGFGVQTALGDKLGLSIPTRWLEAHRIVNQLELQSQQAVRDIEAQVASAFLDSQSAASAIEAVREEKRAAEESYRLAVGRYKAGVGINLDVISAESALSDARAQLVQAVSNFNRAQTRLVEAAGLASRQSLLEGLAADALTPATH; this is translated from the coding sequence ATGAACCATCTGTTTCATCGCCTGAAGCGGCCCGTCCGCGTATCGCTCGTCTTGTTTACCCTGATAGCCGCTGTCATGACGGCCTCAGCAGAGCCCGCCGCGTGGCAGGCGATGCCTGTCAATGCGCGCGTCCAGACAGATGCCTCGACCACTCCTGCTCAAAGCGCAGCTTCAGACGACGCGCTTTCGTCTCCTGCAATCTCGCCGGTGACGCTCAGCGCCGCGCTTCTCAAGACGGAAACCATCGCAGTTTCGCTGGAATCAACGCTTAAGGCGGTGGAAGGGCAAAATCTCGCCATTCAGATTCAGCGCGAGGGCCAGCGAATTGATCAGGCGCGTTTCTATCAATCCCTGACCCAGTTTCTGCCCGATATTGACGGATTTTATAACTACCGTCGCTTTAAAGGCGTGATTCAGTTGTTTGGCAATCAGACGCTTAATATCTCCCAAACCACGCTTGAGCCTGGTTTGTCCGCCAGCGTCCGCGTCTGGCCCGGCGGCAAGACGCTTTTTGATGCGATGGCCGCCAGAAGACGCGTCAATGCCAGCGGTTCACTGGTGAAAGAGACGCATCAACAGCAATTGGCGCGCGCCGCTTCAGACTATTACACGCTGTTAGAGGCCCAGCTCAAACGGGATTTTGCGCAGAAAAGCCTTGAAGAATCCAAAGAGCAAACTGCTATCAGCCAGGCCCGTTTTGAGGCGGGACTCGGGACCCGATTGGAAGTGATGCAGGCGCAAACGGCGCAATCTCAGCGCTTACGTCAGCTCATTGAAGCCAATAACGCGATTGCGCTAGCCGAGCAGGCGTTGCTCAACCGTCTCAATATGGATATGGATGCGCATCTGGTCCCCACGATGACGGACGCCATAGCCCATCGTCTCGTCCCGGAATCCATCTCTCCAGAACGCCTTATTGAAAATGCTTTAAAGTCGCATCCCGCCTTGGCGCGTCTGCGTCAACAGCGTCTTGCCGTTAAGTGGCAAGGTCGAAGCGTTCTCTCAGAAGCAATTCCCTCGGTTGATTTATACGCCAACCTCAGCTATCGCGGTCCTTCCGCCGATGTCTTGGGTTTGACCCGTTTTGCGGGCTTTGGCGTGCAAACGGCGTTGGGCGACAAGTTGGGGCTGTCGATCCCCACGCGCTGGCTGGAGGCTCACCGCATCGTGAACCAGTTGGAGCTTCAGTCACAGCAAGCAGTTCGCGACATTGAAGCGCAAGTGGCGTCGGCTTTTCTGGATAGTCAAAGCGCGGCCAGCGCCATTGAGGCGGTACGCGAAGAAAAACGCGCCGCCGAAGAGAGCTATCGTCTTGCCGTAGGACGCTACAAGGCGGGCGTTGGCATTAACCTCGATGTCATTTCAGCGGAATCGGCGCTGAGCGATGCGCGGGCGCAATTGGTACAGGCCGTTTCCAATTTCAATCGCGCGCAAACGCGTCTGGTGGAAGCTGCCGGGCTCGCCTCACGGCAATCGCTCTTGGAAGGCCTCGCGGCGGACGCCCTGACGCCCGCCACTCACTAG
- a CDS encoding DUF4346 domain-containing protein encodes MSACSSDEPFYYPHPVAICTLADDALAERLRARDELQDLLIAPLRTENIGIEQIIQFCVERPTLRALILCGEDARQCVGHLPGASFVALRDHGVDDAGRIRNAPGKRPVLKNLSAPAIAHFRNAVTVIDRVDCADDALIVEDVLKCLKTSYPPCEPFDATSDADAAPLSIDLDDAEDALPWRCDPAGYFVIEQTGDRIQMRHYDPAGRQTLILRAKTARRLYLEAVARQLLSRMDHAAYLGRELARAQNSLNTGTTYLQDEDVTQIMTLSGS; translated from the coding sequence GTGTCCGCCTGTTCTTCAGATGAGCCCTTTTATTACCCGCATCCGGTCGCCATTTGTACGCTGGCCGATGATGCGCTTGCCGAGCGCCTGCGCGCGCGCGACGAACTCCAGGACCTGTTGATCGCCCCGCTGCGAACTGAAAATATCGGCATTGAGCAGATTATTCAATTCTGCGTCGAGCGCCCCACCCTGCGAGCGCTGATTCTGTGCGGCGAGGACGCCCGTCAGTGCGTGGGACATTTGCCCGGGGCCTCATTTGTGGCATTGCGCGATCATGGCGTCGATGACGCCGGACGCATTCGCAATGCGCCCGGCAAACGTCCCGTGCTGAAGAATCTTTCCGCCCCCGCGATTGCCCATTTCCGAAACGCCGTAACTGTCATCGATCGCGTGGACTGCGCAGACGATGCGCTCATTGTAGAAGACGTCCTGAAATGCCTGAAGACCTCTTACCCGCCTTGCGAACCATTTGACGCAACGAGTGACGCCGACGCGGCCCCGCTTTCGATCGATCTGGACGATGCAGAGGACGCCCTGCCCTGGCGATGCGATCCAGCGGGTTATTTCGTCATTGAACAGACAGGCGATCGGATTCAAATGCGGCATTACGACCCCGCTGGACGTCAAACCCTGATTCTGCGCGCCAAAACCGCGCGACGACTTTATCTCGAAGCCGTCGCCCGTCAACTGCTGTCACGCATGGATCACGCCGCTTATTTAGGGCGCGAACTGGCGCGCGCGCAAAACAGCCTGAACACAGGAACGACGTATCTTCAGGATGAAGACGTGACACAAATTATGACGCTAAGCGGCTCCTAA